The sequence TTTGCAGTGAGATCTTTTTCTAGAATTGTTTTGAGTAATTCGGTTAAGAGAGTGGCATAAATCCATTGAAGAACAATGGCATCGTGACGATCCCATGTTTCTTGTGTGATCTCGACTGCTTTGGAGGAAGAAGACACGGGAATGGTTTCAGAGGTGAGGTGAGCAAGAACATCGTGTGCTTTACAGTAGGTGCGAAATAATTCGCTCCATGAATTGTATTGACTTGTTTCTAGTTCTAATTTGATAGGGACAGAGTGAAGAATGTGATTGATGGGCTGAAGTGTGGTTAAATCGGATGCCATTTGATGGAGAAGAAAAGATCGTAATAGAgaagataagaagaagaaaaaaaacaggTTTGATGGATTTGTAATTTAGGCTGATACCATGATAGTTGATATAATTCTGTATATCTCATTCATCATGTACGATTACATTATATACACAAACAAGACTTTGGCCCCAAGATACTAACAACCATTCCTATATGTTTGGGATACCAAATCACTAATTGACTCAACAATATTTACTAAATCGTTGCCAAATATAAACAAACTATATCGGTATATAGTTGACTAATAACAATCCTACAGTGGTAGGAGATTAGTAGGATGAGATGGTATTAATTGATTACTTCGTACTTttcaatactttaatattttgaaTCTATGTTTGTTTTTTAAGTATACTAATCTTACCAAATAACACACTttcatgttataataataataataataatatagatatggatagtcaattttggtgtatacatatagtcaattttagtacacaaagtatgtatttttatattgaaattttaggctataaatactcatgaatgcaagcattaaacttgcaccatttctcacacttacaaagtgtttctttctttctctccattatcatctttgttcttacacttcattattagtattctaaatcaagaatcaaatcactaaaggtagttataagcctactgaattataacatcaagaatcaaaccactaaaggtagttataagcctactgaattataacatcaagaatcaaaccactaaaggtagttataagcctactgaattataacacgttatcagcacgataatcttaatactaaatatggttggctctgccaccaaaaatgatatatggtcggttataccaccaaaatgatatatggtcggttataccaccagaatgatataggtcggttataccacctgaaaaaatatatggtcgacactgtcgccaaatttttatttatgtttactaatatttatatttttgttatataacatttatttatgattgcttacacatggtcgacactgtcacctacttatcatttatgttatattaaatttatgtttaatgtttatatacttatgaatataaattgactctaatttatcatgatgtttgttttaatttttgataatagaaaatgtcgaatctggaaaagcttaaatttactcctttagaatcaactggaaacaactacatgccatgggttataaaagtaaaaatgcatcttaaatcaatgggcattcttgaaaccataaatgaaaacaacacttgttctgaaaaagaacaagctacggcatgttgctttattcatcaacatattgatgaatgcttacaaaataattatgtgactgtagaagatccccatattttatgggaaggtctcaaaagcagattcaataatcaaagagaaattttacttccagctgcaatggaacaatggagaacattaaggttccaagactttaagaaagtaaatgaatacagctcagctctgtataatacatgttcacaacttaaattttgtggacatgaaattagtgatgcagacatgatggagaaaactttctccacaatgaatgctgcaaacatcacagtgcaaagaaatttgagaatgctaaagttcaaaacatatcctgaacttaattcatatctcttagttgcagagcaaaatgatgagctattaatgaaaaatcagcaatcccgtcctactgg comes from Rutidosis leptorrhynchoides isolate AG116_Rl617_1_P2 chromosome 4, CSIRO_AGI_Rlap_v1, whole genome shotgun sequence and encodes:
- the LOC139841149 gene encoding uncharacterized protein, coding for MASDLTTLQPINHILHSVPIKLELETSQYNSWSELFRTYCKAHDVLAHLTSETIPVSSSSKAVEITQETWDRHDAIVLQWIYATLLTELLKTILEKDLTAKKAWDRLKILFHDNQHSRALALMNQFTNCKLDNYPNISAYCHMN